The following are from one region of the Phormidium sp. PBR-2020 genome:
- a CDS encoding phycobilisome linker polypeptide, with protein sequence MRMFRVTACVPSQTRIRTQRELQNTYYTKLVPYDNWFREQQRIMKMGGKIVKVELATGKPGTNTGLK encoded by the coding sequence ATGCGTATGTTTCGCGTTACCGCCTGTGTTCCGAGTCAGACTCGCATTCGGACTCAGAGAGAGTTGCAAAACACCTACTATACAAAACTGGTTCCTTACGACAATTGGTTCCGTGAACAACAGCGGATCATGAAAATGGGTGGCAAAATTGTCAAGGTTGAATTGGCCACCGGTAAGCCCGGAACCAACACCGGCTTGAAGTAG
- the apcB gene encoding allophycocyanin subunit beta produces the protein MQDAITAVINSSDVQGKYLDGSAMDKLKGYFQTGELRVRAAATISANAATIVKEAVAKSLLYSDVTRPGGNMYTTRRYAACIRDLDYYLRYSTYAMLAGDPSILDERVLNGLKETYNSLGVPVGSTVQAIQAMKDVTASLVGPDAGKEMGVYFDYICSGLS, from the coding sequence ATGCAAGACGCAATCACTGCTGTAATCAACTCCTCTGATGTTCAAGGTAAGTACCTCGACGGGTCTGCCATGGACAAACTCAAAGGCTACTTCCAAACCGGCGAACTGCGCGTCCGTGCAGCCGCTACGATCTCGGCTAACGCCGCTACGATCGTTAAAGAAGCCGTTGCTAAGTCCCTGCTGTACTCTGATGTGACCCGTCCCGGCGGTAACATGTACACTACCCGTCGCTATGCTGCTTGCATCCGTGACTTGGACTACTACCTCCGTTACTCCACCTACGCGATGCTGGCAGGTGACCCCTCCATCCTCGACGAGCGTGTGCTCAACGGTTTGAAAGAAACCTACAACTCTCTGGGTGTTCCCGTGGGTTCTACGGTTCAAGCGATCCAAGCCATGAAAGATGTCACCGCTAGCTTAGTTGGCCCCGATGCCGGCAAAGAAATGGGCGTGTACTTCGACTACATCTGCTCTGGCTTAAGCTAG